One part of the Humulus lupulus chromosome 9, drHumLupu1.1, whole genome shotgun sequence genome encodes these proteins:
- the LOC133802365 gene encoding wall-associated receptor kinase 2-like, whose translation MAAVIKKFSSFCLLLVLWPWIPTPTTTTTAAATANTTTMAAMGGVAVKKAKPNCEDKCGEVDVPYPFGIHKGCAIDNNDRYFLLTCNRTSSPPKLIYGRNIEVRNIDLENATMSVIIENSYDCYNEDGDSSGYSGENITLSSFFTFSNTENKLMAFGCDTLAYMTDYENSFGSGCVSICRRDVDMSAETSCSGKGCCQTSIPKNLKTLLIQLLSFKNHTKVHPFNPCGYAFLADQRTFDISKMRLDFRPKDVRNSSVLLDWVVGNEKCEAAKSNGSSYVCGDNTDCYFSDNGRGYLCRCSKGFKGNPYLKQGCEDINECSEPETYKCTGCKNTFGGYTCKCPLGMHGDGKDGNCQGFRFTTFATVIGASIFSVIIAILLFYDYNRRKREKIFKQNGGLVLKNQRVRIFSKAELAKATNNYNQSNFLGQGGFASVYKGVVQNETSTSTSATTQQIAVKKPKLEKDDKNNTLQINRQQFHEEIAIVSQVNHKNVVKLLGLCLEAKVPLLVYELVPNGTLSKHIHAKRSLSSDMLRPWRTRLRIATETALAIDYLHSLAHPPIIHRDIKSTNILLDENYTAKVSDFGASVLIPPGQNGIATTVQGTLGYLDPEYLTTGTLTTKSDVYSFGVVLMELITGERPISNGVIRSGAKRNIIQYFVSTLRENKGEKCVEKIVDPKVVYDENHEREIEIVAMLAMKCLEVHGEKRPSMKEVAEELLVVNKLKGNDKHYKNNNAQRNNGEETEQLLSVDHNQSSFSISHSNIENDQAVEYTTFDVSGYNVESSISLN comes from the exons ATGGCGGCAGTGATAAAAAAATTCAGTTCCTTCTGCCTACTGCTAGTTCTATGGCCATGGATACCAACGCCAACGACGACGACGACGGCAGCAGCCACAGCAAATACTACTACCATGGCGGCCATGGGCGGTGTTGCCGTAAAGAAGGCCAAACCCAATTGCGAGGACAAATGCGGAGAAGTGGACGTCCCATACCCCTTTGGAATCCACAAAGGTTGTGCCATCGATAATAATGATAGGTACTTCTTGCTCACATGTAACCGCACCAGTTCTCCTCCGAAACTAATATATGGAAGAAACATCGAGGTTCGCAACATCGATCTCGAGAATGCCACTATGAGCGTTATCATAGAGAACTCCTACGACTGTTATAACGAGGACGGAGATTCCTCTGGCTATTCCGGCGAAAACATAACATTGAGTAGTTTCTTCACGTTCTCAAACACTGAGAACAAGCTCATGGCCTTCGGCTGCGACACGCTGGCGTACATGACCGACTATGAAAATAGTTTCGGCAGTGGCTGCGTCTCGATCTGCAGAAGAGATGTGGACATGTCGGCCGAAACCTCGTGTTCGGGCAAAGGCTGCTGCCAGACCTCTATTCCCAAGAATCTCAAGACTCTGCTCATACAACTCCTCAGCTTCAAGAACCACACCAAGGTTCACCCATTCAACCCTTGCGGGTATGCGTTCTTGGCGGACCAGAGGACTTTCGACATCTCCAAAATGAGGCTCGATTTTCGGCCGAAAGATGTAAGAAATTCTAGCGTTTTGCTGGATTGGGTTGTGGGAAACGAGAAGTGTGAGGCTGCTAAATCGAATGGATCGTCCTATGTGTGCGGTGACAATACTGATTGTTACTTTTCGGACAATGGTCGAGGATATCTTTGCCGGTGTTCCAAAGGTTTTAAGGGAAATCCTTATCTCAAACAAGGCTGTGAAG ACATAAATGAGTGCTCAGAGCCAGAGACATACAAATGCACAGGATGCAAAAACACATTTGGAGGTTACACGTGCAAGTGCCCACTTGGGATGCATGGTGATGGAAAAGATGGAAACTGTCAAGGATTTAGATTTACCACTTTTGCTACAG TTATCGGAGCAAGCATTTTTTCGGTGATAATAGCTATACTTCTTTTCTACGACTACAATAGGAGGAAAAGGGAAAAAATATTCAAACAAAATGGTGGTTTGGTGTTAAAGAACCAAAGAGTGAGAATCTTCAGTAAAGCAGAGCTGGCCAAAGCAACCAATAACTACAACCAATCCAATTTCCTCGGTCAAGGTGGCTTTGCTTCAGTTTATAAGGGAGTTGTACAAAATGAAACTAGTACTAGTACTAGTGCTACTACTCAACAAATAGCTGTGAAGAAACCGAAACTTGAAAAGGACGACAAGAACAATACTTTACAAATCAACCGCCAACAATTCCATGAAGAAATTGCCATCGTTTCCCAAGTCAACCACAAGAATGTGGTCAAACTTTTGGGGTTATGTCTCGAGGCCAAAGTCCCACTTTTGGTTTACGAATTAGTACCAAATGGAACCCTTTCCAAGCACATCCACGCTAAGAGATCTTTGTCATCTGATATGTTAAGGCCTTGGAGAACTCGACTACGTATTGCAACAGAAACTGCTCTTGCCATTGACTATTTGCATTCTTTGGCTCACCCTCCAATCATTCATCGAGACATTAAGTCGACCAACATTCTCTTAGATGAAAACTATACTGCCAAAGTGTCTGATTTTGGTGCCTCAGTTTTGATACCTCCAGGGCAAAATGGTATAGCTACAACGGTTCAAGGGACTCTTGGCTACTTAGATCCTGAATACTTGACTACTGGTACACTGACTACAAAGAGTGATGTTTATAGCTTTGGTGTTGTTTTGATGGAGCTAATTACAGGAGAACGACCAATATCAAATGGAGTTATTAGGAGTGGAGCTAAAAGGAATATTATTCAGTACTTTGTTTCGACGCTAAGAGAGAACAAGGGTGAGAAATGCGTGGAGAAGATAGTGGATCCTAAGGTTGTTTACGATGAAAATCACGAAAGGGAGATAGAGATAGTTGCTATGCTCGCAATGAAATGCTTGGAAGTACATGGTGAAAAAAGACCATCCATGAAAGAAGTGGCAGAAGAGCTTTTGGTGGTTAACAAGCTTAAAGGAAATGATAAACACTACAAGAATAATAATGCTCAACGAAATAATGGAGAAGAGACGGAACAATTACTCAGTGTTGATCATAATCAGTCATCGTTTTCCATTAGCCATTCCAATATTGAGAATGATCAAGCCGTCGAGTATACCACATTTGATGTGTCGGGATATAACGTGGAATCATCAATTTCTCTCAACTAG
- the LOC133799303 gene encoding uncharacterized protein LOC133799303, with translation MPPKGNGVSGPVVQNVPPADMSDQIERMCRLLEASQQRSDEAIKTLTEAQARLEAKIAELRRSTDTTRNTQARENLDSDRSDVLVDRVNSPPHNMNPGNGQSQAIPPSSGTDGQQAPTSGAHGRAEAEPTGPAQPTTDVRPQRTIPHVAHDSPSEGCVPSICFLDSWKQDMMREMMQKFTDGRSAYATEHLDLVSRTTEKSPFSEWILNEPKPRDFAIPSLPAFNGKGDPLNHLFQFQQKMALEANNEAIQCKVFSTTFSGPALLWFRQLKAGSLNSFSDLRRSFLQQYSANREAPRTMADLYRIEQGENEHPKAYLQRFIDLVHQIHDVDPLTAANLFVKSLQVGSLLHENLTMTPPYDMADVQTRAEGVFRVLEFRERAQKKTALISAPPANNPPPPVRDDKRKRNQTDHTKEGKRPRQDRQPSRYPSFEYTVPQEVIYEENKDRPIWREPYKINTPSDRRDKRKYCLFHKDHGHTIAECHNQIQALMRSGRLTQYIKETDRPGASRQNTASAPTPQASDPVHTASDSTLEPLKQVPMIHGIVESTDNQDHAIKIHKRMEERVKRYKSLGHVVNLVTSEERSYTASAITFTNEDLKGVHLPHDDPLVISLQVDHCQLGRVLIDGGSGVDILFWEAYQKMGLEENQIRPSTMPVLGFNSQRVYPKGVVRLTVVAAERTLPVDFLIIDSATSYNAIMGRGWIHRMRGVVSTLHQVMRCQSLNGRYTVDIKGCQKQAKKCFLTLKEISSSASASHEDSPDK, from the coding sequence ATGCCACCCAAAGGCAACGGAGTTTCGGGCCCGGTTGTACAGAACGTCCCTCCGGCAGACATGAGCGACCAGATCGAGAGAATGTGTCGTCTACTGGAAGCAAGCCAGCAGCGGTCCGACGAGGCAATCAAGACATTAACCGAAGCCCAAGCCAGGCTCGAAGCAAAGATTGCTGAGCTCCGCAGGTCCACTGACACGACTCGCAACACCCAAGCCCGTGAGAATCTTGATTCCGACAGATCTGACGTTCTAGTCGACCGTGTCAATTCCCCACCTCACAACATGAACCCAGGTAACGGGCAGTCCCAAGCCATCCCCCCATCCTCTGGGACCGACGGGCAACAAGCCCCAACCTCTGGCGCGCATGGGCGGGCCGAAGCAGAACCTACTGGACCCGCTCAGCCAACAACAGACGTCCGGCCTCAACGCACCATACCTCATGTCGCACACGATTCTCCCTCAGAAGGTTGTGTTCCCTCGATCTGTTTCTTGGACAGTTGGAAACAAGACATGATGAGGGAAATGATGCAGAAGTTCACAGATGGACGATCCGCCTACGCCACCGAACATCTGGATCTTGTATCAAGAACCACTGAAAAATCGCCTTTTTCGGAATGGATTCTGAATGAGCCAAAACCTCGGGACTTCGCCATCCCTTCCCTGCCTGCATTCAATGGAAAGGGAGACCCATTAAACCACCTATTTCAATTTCAACAGAAGATGGCGTTAGAAGCTAATAACGAAGCCATACAATGCAAAGTCTTTTCCACGACTTTCTCCGGGCCGGCTCTACTATGGTTCCGACAATTAAAAGCCGGATCACTCAACAGCTTTAGTGATCTCCGACGATCCTTCTTACAGCAGTACAGCGCGAACCGAGAGGCTCCCAGAACAATGGCCGATCTCTATCGAATCGAACAAGGGGAGAATGAACACCCAAAGGCATACTTACAGCGTTTCATTGACCTCGTGCATCAAATCCACGACGTCGACCCACTCACCGCAGCAAATCTCTTCGTCAAGAGCTTGCAAGTGGGGTCACTCTTGCATGAGAATCTCACTATGACACCACCATATGATATGGCAGACGTACAGACCCGAGCCGAGGGCGTCTTCAGAGTATTAGAATTTCGAGAGCGCGCGCAGAAGAAGACTGCACTTATCTCTGCTCCCCCAGCGAATAACCCTCCACCACCTGTCAGGGATGACAAGAGGAAGCGGAACCAAACGGATCATACGAAGGAAGGCAAAAGGCCTAGGCAAGATCGTCAGCCATCGCGGTACCCATCCTTCGAATACACCGTCCCGCAAGAAGTCATTTATGAAGAGAATAAAGATAGGCCTATCTGGCGAGAGCCCTACAAAATTAACACTCCATCTGACAGAAGGGATAAAAGAAAATACTGTCTCTTCCACAAAGATCACGGTCATACAATCGCTGAATGCCACAATCAGATCCAAgccctcatgaggagtgggcGGCTTACCCAATACATCAAGGAGACAGACAGACCAGGCGCCTCGCGGCAGAACACAGCTTCTGCCCCCACTCCGCAGGCGTCAGACCCCGTACACACAGCCTCTGACAGCACCCTGGAGCCTCTTAAACAAGTCCCTATGATCCACGGAATCGTAGAATCCACCGATAATCAAGACCATGCAATTAAAATCCATAAAAGGATGGAAGAACGAGTGAAGCGGTACAAATCATTAGGCCACGTGGTCAATCTCGTCACTTCAGAAGAAAGAAGCTACACAGCCTCTGCTATTACCTTCACTAACGAAGACCTGAAGGGCGTCCACCTGCCTCATGACGATCCACTCGTCATTTCCTTACAAGTTGACCACTGCCAGCTGGGCAGAGTTCTGATCGATGGGGGCAGTGGGGTCGACatcctcttctgggaagcctACCAGAAAATGGGACTAGAGGAGAATCAGATCCGACCCTCCACCATGCCCGTTTTGGGTTTCAACAGCCAGAGAGTCTATCCAAAGGGCGTCGTTCGGTTAACTGTGGTAGCTGCAGAACGCACCTTGCCAGTAGACTTCCTTATTATAGACTCCGCCACGagctacaacgccatcatgggGAGGGGTTGGATCCACCGAATGCGAGGGGTAGTCTCCACTCTACATCAGGTGATGC